From a single Micromonospora sp. WMMD1102 genomic region:
- a CDS encoding EAL domain-containing protein — translation MNLDDVLALASDRTLSELERARARRATRRVRQEYQRATSEGRDLTGDVEVRDPLTAGTDEAARIVRAAQLAKHGTVTWVRASGELTWSDEMALILGYPPGTVRHTLATLARLVHPDDVDGVRAAVESVWRDRTVREATCRVIRPDRVTRYVHCHLEYVVDPEDRPHGIVGTARDVTEVELARQEQTRLARRRETVHPELAGRDPVTGLFHRARFADEIDTAQRGGPGVLLVVAVEPVGPDADADGEPGGGPDEQERLAVAVAQVVRRVARRSDVCGLTAPNEFGVLMPRTTPSSATALAESIIDGIRSQPFVLGRTRLLDAWGGLVRYQGRDGSRGVDLVVDAETAWRRARATGVARVALDQPAAEEERRELCRHRVRATVAENRFTLYTQPILDLRLNQVTRQEILLRVLDDAGRAHSASTLLGDAERVDEVLPIDRWVVDRTIELVARGSGTSHYQVNLSGRSLGDPHLLERLQLRLQQYDVDPGQLTFEVTETARIGNLTEAHNFAHGIRELGCQLALDDFGSGHVPFTFLTCFPVDLVKLDGEFVTGIEHSVANQRIVRSIVELCGSLGIRTAAEHVEDEGTMNLLRDFGVDFAQGYLVGRPKPVGRPSGDAVARFGQPTRLPLRRMIVNLPPNDCLPSPFAWPGALSPE, via the coding sequence ATGAACCTGGACGACGTCCTCGCGCTGGCGTCGGACCGCACGCTCAGCGAGCTGGAACGGGCCCGCGCCCGGCGGGCCACCCGCCGGGTGCGACAGGAGTACCAGCGGGCAACCTCCGAGGGCCGCGACCTGACCGGCGACGTCGAGGTACGCGACCCGTTGACCGCCGGCACCGACGAGGCGGCCCGGATCGTCCGGGCGGCCCAGTTGGCCAAGCACGGCACCGTGACCTGGGTCCGGGCCAGCGGAGAGTTGACCTGGTCGGACGAGATGGCCCTGATCCTCGGCTATCCGCCGGGCACCGTGCGGCACACGCTCGCCACGCTGGCCCGGCTGGTCCACCCCGACGACGTCGACGGGGTGCGCGCGGCGGTCGAGTCGGTGTGGCGGGACCGGACGGTCCGGGAGGCGACCTGCCGGGTGATCCGTCCGGACCGGGTCACCCGGTACGTGCACTGCCACCTGGAGTACGTGGTCGACCCGGAGGACCGGCCGCACGGCATCGTCGGCACCGCCCGGGACGTCACCGAGGTCGAACTCGCCCGCCAGGAGCAGACGCGGCTGGCCCGGCGCCGCGAGACCGTGCATCCGGAGCTGGCCGGCCGGGACCCGGTCACCGGGCTCTTCCACCGGGCCCGGTTCGCCGACGAGATCGACACCGCCCAGCGGGGCGGTCCGGGCGTACTCCTGGTGGTGGCGGTGGAGCCGGTCGGCCCCGACGCCGATGCCGACGGCGAGCCCGGCGGCGGCCCGGACGAGCAGGAGCGGCTGGCGGTGGCGGTCGCCCAGGTCGTCCGCCGGGTCGCCCGGCGCTCCGACGTCTGCGGTCTGACCGCTCCGAACGAGTTCGGGGTACTCATGCCGCGCACCACGCCGAGTTCGGCCACCGCGCTCGCCGAGTCCATTATCGACGGCATCCGGTCCCAGCCGTTCGTGCTGGGCCGGACCCGGCTGCTCGACGCCTGGGGCGGCCTGGTCCGCTACCAGGGGCGGGACGGCAGCCGGGGCGTCGACCTGGTCGTGGACGCCGAGACGGCCTGGCGCCGGGCCAGGGCGACCGGGGTGGCCCGGGTCGCCCTGGACCAGCCGGCGGCCGAGGAGGAGCGCCGGGAGCTGTGCCGGCACCGGGTCCGGGCGACGGTGGCGGAGAACCGCTTCACCCTCTACACCCAGCCGATCCTCGACCTGCGGCTCAACCAGGTCACCCGGCAGGAGATCCTGCTCCGGGTACTCGACGACGCGGGGCGGGCGCACTCCGCCTCGACCCTGCTCGGCGACGCGGAGCGGGTGGACGAGGTCCTGCCGATCGACCGCTGGGTGGTCGACCGCACCATCGAACTCGTCGCCCGGGGCTCGGGTACCTCGCACTACCAGGTGAACCTCTCCGGGCGGTCGCTCGGCGACCCGCACCTGCTGGAGCGGCTGCAGCTCCGGCTCCAGCAGTACGACGTCGACCCCGGCCAGCTCACCTTCGAGGTCACCGAGACGGCCCGGATCGGCAACCTGACCGAGGCGCACAACTTCGCGCACGGCATCCGCGAACTCGGCTGCCAGCTCGCCCTGGACGACTTCGGTTCGGGGCATGTGCCGTTCACGTTCCTCACCTGCTTTCCGGTGGACCTGGTGAAGCTGGACGGCGAGTTCGTCACCGGGATCGAGCACTCGGTGGCGAACCAGCGCATCGTGCGGTCGATCGTCGAGCTGTGCGGGTCGCTGGGCATCCGGACCGCGGCCGAGCACGTCGAGGACGAGGGCACGATGAACCTGCTCCGCGACTTCGGGGTGGACTTCGCCCAGGGCTACCTGGTGGGCAGGCCGAAGCCGGTGGGCCGGCCGTCCGGTGATGCCGTGGCCCGGTTCGGTCAACCGACCCGGTTGCCGTTGCGCAGGATGATCGTGAACTTGCCGCCGAACGACTGCTTGCCCAGCCCGTTCGCCTGGCCGGGCGCGCTGTCACCCGAGTAG
- a CDS encoding sigma-70 family RNA polymerase sigma factor has product MRSGDNAVVRAESAARLGDRGQAESATSFEVFCQCNFVLVERFLLARCADRGLVEDAVQEAFATARDKWEQIRDYEKPLAWLYKTARYKLLVLQRRHGPEPTVSLAEVPPERLAEPADPAEARELLRGWLRQLPPRQAEVFVLTLDGWQDHEIAAILGIAHNTVRAYRQEARRRLRELAQQAGFETPAGRDRG; this is encoded by the coding sequence ATGAGAAGCGGCGACAACGCGGTGGTGCGGGCCGAGTCGGCCGCCCGGTTGGGGGACCGGGGCCAGGCCGAGTCGGCGACCAGCTTCGAGGTGTTCTGCCAGTGCAACTTCGTGCTGGTCGAGCGGTTCCTGCTGGCCCGCTGTGCGGACCGAGGGCTGGTGGAGGACGCCGTACAGGAGGCGTTCGCCACCGCCCGGGACAAGTGGGAACAGATCCGCGACTACGAGAAGCCACTGGCCTGGCTGTACAAGACCGCCCGGTACAAGCTGCTGGTGTTGCAGCGGCGTCACGGGCCGGAGCCGACGGTCAGCCTGGCGGAGGTGCCACCGGAGCGGCTGGCCGAACCGGCCGACCCGGCGGAGGCCCGGGAACTGCTGCGCGGCTGGCTGCGCCAGTTGCCGCCGAGACAGGCCGAGGTCTTCGTGTTGACCCTGGACGGCTGGCAGGACCACGAGATCGCGGCCATCCTCGGCATCGCGCACAACACGGTGCGGGCGTACCGGCAGGAGGCCCGGCGCCGGTTGCGGGAACTCGCCCAGCAGGCGGGCTTCGAGACGCCGGCCGGGAGGGACCGGGGATGA
- a CDS encoding DUF6328 family protein, translating into MSVETEKQRWQRNFADLLQELRVAQTGVQILFAFLLTLPFSAGFPETSTFQQDIYIVALLAAAAATALIISPVAFHRALFRQGRKPELVRFAHAMATGGLAFMLIAMVSSVLLITDFLLPRPVAFVLSGLTGLWFLTFWAALPFMRRNWGEPDEDDDTEPTTARPDAVE; encoded by the coding sequence GTGAGCGTGGAGACGGAGAAGCAGCGTTGGCAGCGCAATTTCGCCGACCTGTTGCAGGAACTGCGGGTCGCGCAGACCGGGGTGCAGATCCTGTTCGCCTTCCTGCTCACCCTGCCGTTCAGTGCCGGCTTCCCGGAAACCAGCACCTTCCAGCAGGACATCTACATCGTCGCGCTGCTGGCGGCGGCTGCGGCCACCGCGTTGATCATCTCGCCGGTCGCCTTCCACCGGGCGCTCTTCCGGCAGGGGCGCAAGCCGGAACTCGTCCGGTTCGCGCACGCCATGGCGACCGGCGGCCTGGCCTTCATGCTGATCGCCATGGTCAGCTCGGTGCTGCTGATCACCGACTTCCTGCTGCCCCGGCCGGTGGCGTTCGTACTCAGCGGGCTGACCGGGCTCTGGTTCCTGACCTTCTGGGCCGCGCTGCCGTTCATGCGCCGCAACTGGGGCGAGCCGGACGAGGACGACGACACCGAGCCGACCACCGCCCGCCCGGACGCCGTCGAGTGA
- a CDS encoding SIS domain-containing protein, with protein MTLSPEGYLDVVSETIGRVAADSRDGVRRAADLVTAALRAGGVVQAFGTGHSEALAMEIAGRAGGLVPTNRIALRDLVLRGGEPVDILGPTLERDPTVAHRLYELTPVDPRDVFVIASNSGVNGTIVEFASLVKEHGHGLIAINSGQHSARVASRHPSGRKLGDLADVVLDNGAPYGDAALPLPGGGAVGAVSSITAALLAQQVVVEVVRRLVEAGETAPVYLSANIPDSDDHNNSLEARYAGRIRRGS; from the coding sequence GTGACACTCAGCCCCGAGGGCTATCTCGACGTGGTCAGCGAGACGATCGGGCGGGTGGCGGCCGATTCCCGGGACGGCGTACGCCGGGCAGCCGACCTGGTCACCGCCGCGTTGCGGGCCGGGGGAGTGGTGCAGGCGTTCGGCACCGGCCACTCGGAGGCGCTGGCGATGGAGATCGCCGGTAGGGCCGGCGGACTGGTTCCGACGAATCGGATCGCCCTGCGGGACCTGGTGTTGCGCGGTGGCGAGCCGGTCGACATCCTCGGGCCGACCCTGGAGCGGGATCCGACGGTGGCCCACCGGCTCTACGAGCTGACTCCGGTCGACCCCCGGGACGTCTTCGTGATCGCCTCGAACTCCGGGGTGAACGGCACGATCGTCGAGTTCGCGTCGCTGGTCAAGGAGCACGGGCACGGGCTGATCGCGATCAACTCTGGGCAGCACTCGGCCCGGGTGGCGTCCCGGCATCCGTCCGGGCGCAAGCTGGGCGACCTCGCCGACGTGGTGCTGGACAACGGCGCCCCGTACGGCGACGCGGCCCTGCCGCTGCCCGGCGGTGGCGCGGTCGGCGCGGTGTCGTCGATCACCGCCGCGCTGCTCGCCCAGCAAGTCGTGGTGGAGGTGGTCCGCCGGCTGGTCGAGGCGGGCGAAACCGCCCCGGTCTACCTCTCGGCCAACATTCCGGACAGCGACGACCACAACAACAGCCTGGAGGCCCGGTACGCCGGCCGGATCCGCCGGGGTTCCTGA
- a CDS encoding ECF transporter S component, translated as MKQSTDTTRWRTVDIVVASVIAVAFGVVFWAWNVVWSATEGAFTFFPPAQAVIYGIWLVPGVLGGLVIRKPGAAFYCEFLAAVVSVLLGSQWGTVAILQGAAQGVGAELAFAALRYRSFRLPVAVGSGLLAGLAAAIFDQFRYYSEYDFAAFRVPVFVITVLSAAVLAGAGGWLLTRALARTGVLDRFPAGRERTLV; from the coding sequence ATGAAGCAGTCCACCGACACCACCAGATGGCGCACCGTCGACATCGTCGTCGCCTCGGTCATCGCGGTCGCGTTCGGCGTCGTCTTCTGGGCCTGGAACGTGGTCTGGAGCGCCACCGAGGGCGCCTTCACCTTCTTCCCGCCGGCCCAGGCGGTCATCTACGGCATCTGGCTGGTGCCGGGCGTACTCGGCGGCCTGGTGATCCGGAAACCGGGCGCGGCGTTCTACTGCGAGTTCCTCGCCGCCGTCGTCTCGGTGCTGCTGGGCAGCCAGTGGGGCACCGTCGCGATCCTCCAGGGGGCCGCCCAGGGCGTCGGCGCCGAGCTGGCGTTCGCGGCGCTGCGTTACCGCTCGTTCCGGCTGCCGGTGGCGGTCGGCTCCGGCCTGCTGGCCGGACTCGCCGCCGCGATCTTCGACCAGTTCCGCTACTACTCCGAGTACGACTTCGCCGCGTTCCGGGTACCCGTCTTCGTGATCACCGTGCTCAGCGCGGCGGTGCTGGCCGGCGCCGGCGGCTGGCTGCTCACCCGGGCACTGGCCCGGACCGGTGTGCTGGACCGGTTCCCGGCCGGCCGCGAACGTACCCTCGTCTGA
- a CDS encoding ABC transporter ATP-binding protein — protein MSEVRLRGFGWRHAGRRAWAVRDLDLRIGHGERVLLLGASGAGKSTLLAALAGLLAEDSGEQEGTVEIDGLDPRKARERVGIVFQDPQTQLVMARAGDDVAFGLENRGVPAAEIWPRVTEALDRVGFPYGPDRSTAALSGGEQQRLALAGVLALRPGLLLLDEPTANLDPAGAALVRDAVRAAVDDDTTLILVEHRVAESLPLVDRVVVLEPGGGTLADGPAEQVFAAHGEALAAAGVWVPGPPPAPRRATASPGDLLLTADRLGLPPRLVDTDLRVRAGEALAVLGRNGAGKSTLALLLGGLLRPGGGRLSATPELAGRHAGSAPHRWRAPVLAARIGSVFQDPEHQFVSGTVFAELALGPRRTGRPEAEVRSVVDELLVRLRLDRLAEANPYTLSGGQARRLSVATALATAPRLLVLDEPTFGQDRRTWLELVDLLAGLRDSGHGVVAVTHDADFVAALADRTVRLDPPAGTAAVGRVG, from the coding sequence GTGAGCGAGGTACGGCTGCGCGGCTTCGGCTGGCGGCACGCCGGCCGCCGGGCCTGGGCGGTCCGCGACCTCGACCTGCGGATCGGGCACGGCGAGCGGGTACTCCTGCTCGGCGCCTCCGGGGCCGGCAAGAGCACCCTGCTGGCGGCGCTGGCCGGGCTGCTCGCCGAGGACTCCGGCGAGCAGGAGGGCACCGTCGAGATCGACGGACTCGACCCGCGCAAGGCCCGGGAGCGGGTCGGCATCGTCTTCCAGGACCCGCAGACCCAGCTCGTGATGGCCCGGGCCGGCGACGACGTGGCGTTCGGCCTGGAGAACCGGGGCGTACCGGCGGCGGAGATCTGGCCCCGGGTCACCGAGGCGCTGGACCGGGTCGGCTTCCCGTACGGGCCCGACCGGTCCACCGCCGCGCTCTCCGGCGGGGAACAGCAGCGGCTCGCCCTGGCCGGCGTACTCGCCCTCCGGCCCGGCCTGCTGCTGCTCGACGAGCCGACCGCGAACCTGGACCCGGCCGGCGCCGCGCTGGTCCGGGACGCCGTCCGGGCGGCTGTCGACGACGACACCACGCTGATCCTGGTCGAGCACCGGGTGGCGGAGTCGCTGCCGCTCGTCGACCGGGTGGTGGTGCTCGAACCGGGCGGCGGGACACTGGCCGACGGCCCTGCCGAGCAGGTCTTCGCGGCGCACGGCGAAGCACTGGCCGCCGCCGGGGTCTGGGTGCCGGGCCCGCCGCCGGCACCGCGCCGGGCGACCGCCAGCCCCGGAGACCTGCTGCTCACCGCCGACCGGCTCGGCCTGCCACCCCGGCTGGTCGACACCGACCTGCGGGTACGCGCCGGCGAGGCGCTCGCGGTGCTCGGCCGCAACGGTGCCGGCAAGTCGACCCTGGCCCTGCTGCTCGGCGGGCTGCTCCGGCCCGGCGGCGGCCGGCTGTCGGCCACCCCGGAACTCGCCGGTCGGCACGCCGGCAGCGCACCACACCGGTGGCGGGCGCCGGTGCTGGCCGCCCGGATCGGCTCGGTCTTCCAGGACCCGGAGCACCAGTTCGTCAGCGGCACCGTCTTCGCCGAGCTGGCGCTCGGGCCGCGCCGGACCGGCCGGCCGGAGGCGGAGGTCCGGTCGGTGGTGGACGAGCTGCTGGTCCGGCTCCGGCTGGACCGGCTGGCCGAGGCCAACCCGTACACCCTCTCCGGCGGTCAGGCGCGGCGGCTGAGCGTGGCGACCGCGCTGGCCACCGCGCCCCGGCTGCTGGTGCTGGACGAGCCGACGTTCGGCCAGGACCGGCGTACCTGGCTCGAACTTGTCGACCTGCTCGCCGGGCTGCGCGACAGTGGGCACGGCGTGGTCGCGGTCACCCACGACGCCGACTTCGTCGCCGCGCTGGCCGACCGGACCGTCCGGCTCGATCCGCCGGCCGGCACCGCCGCGGTGGGGCGGGTCGGGTGA
- a CDS encoding energy-coupling factor transporter transmembrane component T, whose amino-acid sequence MIPHQPIAAPDAPLARRNPVAKVAAALVLSVALIATVDPVTPAVAIGFQLAVVPLFGVRYSALARRAWPLLLSALGIFGTLLLFAAERTGTLLWQAGPVEVTTGVLGTALGMALRVVAVALPGVLVFATTDPTDLADALVQNVKAPPRFAIGALAAFRLVPLLAVEWQMVSLARRARGIEAGRNPLARLRLFGSTAFTLLVGAIRRGTRLAAAMDARGFDSGVPRTAARRQRFGAADAALIAGAVLLAGAALGLSVALGTFRPLLR is encoded by the coding sequence GTGATCCCGCACCAGCCGATCGCCGCCCCCGACGCACCGCTGGCCCGGCGCAACCCGGTGGCCAAGGTCGCCGCCGCGCTGGTCTTGTCCGTCGCGCTGATCGCCACGGTCGACCCGGTGACCCCGGCGGTGGCGATCGGGTTCCAACTCGCCGTCGTGCCGCTCTTCGGGGTCCGGTATTCGGCACTGGCCCGGCGGGCCTGGCCGCTGCTGCTCAGCGCGCTCGGCATCTTCGGCACCCTGCTGCTCTTCGCCGCCGAACGGACCGGCACCCTGCTCTGGCAGGCCGGGCCGGTCGAGGTCACCACCGGGGTACTCGGCACCGCGCTGGGCATGGCACTGCGGGTGGTCGCGGTGGCACTGCCCGGCGTACTGGTCTTCGCCACCACCGACCCGACCGACCTCGCCGACGCGCTGGTCCAGAACGTCAAGGCGCCGCCCCGGTTCGCGATCGGGGCACTCGCCGCGTTCCGGCTGGTGCCGTTGCTGGCCGTGGAGTGGCAGATGGTGAGCCTGGCCCGGCGGGCCCGGGGCATCGAGGCCGGACGGAACCCGCTGGCCAGGTTGCGGCTGTTCGGCTCGACCGCGTTCACCCTGCTGGTCGGGGCGATCCGCCGGGGCACCCGGTTGGCCGCCGCGATGGACGCCCGTGGCTTCGACTCGGGAGTGCCGCGTACCGCCGCCCGCCGGCAGCGGTTCGGCGCGGCGGACGCCGCCCTGATCGCCGGTGCGGTACTGCTGGCCGGTGCGGCGCTCGGGCTCAGCGTGGCACTCGGCACCTTCCGGCCGCTGCTGCGCTGA
- a CDS encoding serine/threonine-protein kinase: MTGEIAGTRPLRSTDPSRLGEWELLGRLGEGGMGTVYLARAAGTGRLVAVKMIRYDLAHDAEFRRRFRGEVKRARQVPPFCTAEVLDADPDHDPPYLVAEYVDGPSLATVVTERGPLTPGNLHGLAVGMATALTAIHGAGVIHRDLKPSNVLLPPGSPKVIDFGIARAVAGTGAGTRTDQVIGTVAYMAPERFEPATTGLLTPAADVFAWGAVVAYAGTGRTPFAAETPAATAVRILTQEPDLDGLTGPLRDLVEQALAKDPAQRPSARELLDRLLDGGPGRLGAVASALAGQPELRVAVEQAQAVTDQRPLAETALAAESGPDPVGDLSEATTRQGGPEVRAAARQAGPAVPVAGTTAATPAGPAGALAGPGALAGPAVPMEAAAPPGRDPAGRGRAGRRGWIAVLAVGLVVLLGTSVGVGYASGFLPYRASSATSPTTSPGTPPGTPAGAGPATATSGPAPGTPTATGASDGPPWSGTVVVSDPLTSRRGWQPRTDEKHEVSCGFDDGLVVTKRGVGPYRCPGPQDTWPDVQVEVEVTLVEPEGCAAVWFRFTDRTGGHALRICRDGYYLVAHGVDSTSAMTPAGSFRFDPAQKLTASTPVRVGIVAHGEELRFYRDGQRIGEARDAQPVDGRVVLGIFPVGSDNGSGGPYEVVFRDIRISTPD; encoded by the coding sequence ATGACGGGCGAGATCGCCGGCACACGGCCACTCCGGTCGACCGACCCGTCGCGGCTCGGCGAGTGGGAGCTGCTGGGCCGGCTCGGCGAGGGCGGCATGGGCACCGTCTACCTGGCCCGCGCCGCCGGCACCGGGCGGCTGGTCGCGGTCAAGATGATCCGGTACGACCTGGCGCACGACGCGGAGTTCCGGCGGCGGTTCCGGGGCGAGGTGAAACGGGCCCGGCAGGTGCCGCCGTTCTGCACCGCGGAGGTGCTCGACGCCGACCCGGACCACGACCCGCCCTACCTGGTCGCCGAGTACGTCGACGGACCCAGCCTGGCCACCGTGGTCACCGAACGCGGGCCACTGACTCCGGGCAACCTGCACGGGCTGGCGGTCGGGATGGCGACCGCGCTGACCGCGATCCACGGCGCCGGGGTGATCCACCGCGACCTCAAGCCGAGCAACGTGCTGCTGCCGCCCGGCAGCCCGAAGGTGATCGACTTCGGGATCGCCCGCGCGGTCGCCGGCACCGGTGCCGGAACCCGGACGGACCAGGTGATCGGCACCGTCGCGTACATGGCGCCGGAGCGCTTCGAGCCGGCGACCACCGGCTTACTCACCCCGGCGGCGGACGTCTTCGCCTGGGGCGCCGTGGTGGCCTACGCCGGCACCGGACGTACCCCGTTCGCCGCCGAGACCCCGGCGGCGACCGCGGTGCGGATCCTGACCCAGGAGCCCGACCTCGACGGCCTGACCGGTCCGCTGCGGGACCTGGTCGAGCAGGCGTTGGCCAAGGACCCGGCGCAGCGTCCGTCGGCGCGCGAGCTGCTGGACCGGTTGCTGGACGGTGGGCCGGGCCGGCTGGGCGCGGTGGCGTCGGCGCTCGCCGGCCAACCCGAGCTGCGGGTCGCGGTCGAGCAGGCGCAGGCGGTGACCGACCAGCGGCCACTGGCCGAGACGGCGTTGGCCGCCGAGTCGGGTCCGGATCCGGTCGGGGACCTGAGCGAGGCGACCACCCGGCAGGGCGGTCCCGAGGTGCGGGCCGCCGCCCGGCAGGCCGGCCCGGCGGTGCCGGTGGCCGGAACGACGGCTGCCACCCCGGCCGGACCGGCCGGTGCCCTGGCGGGACCGGGTGCCCTGGCGGGACCGGCTGTCCCGATGGAAGCCGCGGCGCCGCCGGGGCGTGACCCGGCGGGGCGTGGTCGGGCGGGGCGCCGGGGCTGGATCGCCGTCCTCGCGGTGGGGCTCGTCGTGCTGCTCGGCACCTCCGTCGGAGTGGGCTACGCCAGCGGGTTCCTGCCCTACCGGGCATCCTCGGCCACCTCGCCGACGACCTCACCCGGCACACCGCCCGGCACGCCTGCCGGTGCCGGCCCGGCCACGGCGACCAGCGGGCCGGCGCCGGGCACCCCGACCGCCACCGGAGCCTCGGACGGGCCGCCCTGGTCCGGCACCGTGGTGGTCAGCGACCCGCTCACCAGCCGCCGGGGATGGCAGCCGAGGACGGACGAGAAGCACGAGGTGAGCTGCGGGTTCGACGACGGGCTGGTGGTGACGAAGCGCGGCGTGGGGCCGTACCGGTGCCCGGGGCCACAGGACACCTGGCCGGACGTGCAGGTGGAGGTCGAGGTGACGCTCGTCGAGCCGGAGGGTTGCGCCGCCGTCTGGTTCCGGTTCACCGACCGCACCGGCGGGCACGCGCTGCGGATCTGCCGGGACGGCTACTACCTGGTGGCACACGGTGTGGACAGTACGAGCGCGATGACCCCGGCCGGCAGCTTCCGGTTCGACCCGGCACAGAAGTTGACCGCGAGCACCCCGGTCCGGGTCGGCATCGTCGCGCACGGCGAGGAGCTGCGGTTCTATCGCGACGGGCAGCGCATCGGCGAGGCGCGGGACGCCCAGCCGGTCGACGGGCGGGTGGTGCTCGGGATCTTCCCGGTCGGGTCGGACAACGGCTCCGGAGGGCCGTACGAGGTCGTCTTCCGGGACATCCGGATCAGTACGCCGGACTGA